In Bombus fervidus isolate BK054 chromosome 11, iyBomFerv1, whole genome shotgun sequence, a single genomic region encodes these proteins:
- the Sano gene encoding CABIT domain-containing protein serrano, which yields MAATDGQIVVAAARWAEEATYLREFVSKYRLPAVIKITKGQYGGLGVPTLPAPSLQSTALLVSAGRRRKIVAQAVKIKEGRRVVGVGPRLAIPDSYAGYFEILSEEGRAVRGIESVNELCRRCPEEGALVRETVRGIACRVDDDSGIVVPEGTRTLAAGETIVTAGEVSLPGRGRFLRCVDCRGESVLLGMELRGRFSALAREDNISGVHTARALLSKRLPLTVRLVHGQPPRGLKSSSQFVPELRLLSTFEEEHVFALPLQREGAAVALPLAAPLKLVKARNEEALRSMQEFTRLVERASRLVADVADRAHVLDGRLGESKPSRQTRSGSGFLRRSSTNSDNGPPSHHRNNASHHHHHHHYHSNGHQASSGHAGYRDENRVPPSACTEEYDEIDQIYDYVRGFAPLPKSVRSPYESPLPGAQGSSPPLTPVTVTIAPLLDDRPEPPPIETIPTKKIQAEKRTRRAVKEAPQPRVEKPPLAKLYVKNSGTQRGRPLMRQKSASPLKETPPGYKGGSPLFNIRYKSLTNLQQAMELDGTLDSSHSGGRTSGDSGAGAKLPEKRSRRLSRPRSLTNLVWELRGGSGLGCARPETPPPATAAPLPPTKCGPRLAVTVVAPRRVGTLYL from the exons ATGGCCGCGACTGACGGTCAGATCGTCGTTGCGGCGGCACGCTGGGCCGAGGAAGCGACGTACTTGCGCGAATTCGTTTCCAAATATCGTCTTCCGGCGGTGATCAAGATCACGAAAGGTCAGTACGGTGGCCTGGGTGTCCCGACGCTTCCAGCGCCCAGCCTCCAGAGTACGGCCCTCCTGGTATCCGCTGGACGTCGACGAAAGATCGTCGCGCAAGCGGTGAAGATCAAGGAGGGACGCAGAGTAGTGGGCGTAGGGCCCAGGCTGGCCATCCCAGACTCTTATGCCGGCTACTTCGAGATACTGAGCGAGGAAGGTAGAGCCGTTCGCGGAATAGAGTCCGTGAACGAGCTGTGTCGAAGATGTCCAGAGGAAGGAGCTCTGGTCCGGGAGACCGTTCGTGGAATAGCTTGCAGAGTGGACGACGACTCCGGCATAGTGGTTCCGGAAGGAACGAGGACCCTGGCTGCCGGAGAGACGATTGTAACAGCTGGCGAGGTTAGTCTGCCCGGTCGTGGTAGATTTCTGCGCTGCGTCGACTGTCGAGGAGAGAGCGTCCTCCTGGGTATGGAGCTGCGCGGACGTTTCAGCGCCCTGGCGCGCGAGGACAATATCAGCGGCGTGCACACAGCTCGAGCGTTGCTGAGCAAGCGTTTACCGTTGACGGTCAGACTGGTGCACGGTCAACCACCGAGAGGATTGAAGTCATCGTCGCAATTCGTTCCGGAGCTGAGGTTGCTATCGACCTTCGAGGAGGAACACGTGTTTGCCTTGCCGTTACAGAGAGAAGGGGCTGCCGTGGCGTTACCTCTGGCCGCTCCGTTGAAGCTGGTCAAAGCGCGAAACGAGGAAGCTCTGAGATCGATGCAGGAATTCACGAGGCTGGTAGAGCGCGCGTCGCGTCTCGTTGCCGACGTGGCCGATCGCGCGCACGTGCTGGATGGCCGATTGGGGGAGAGCAAGCCTTCCAGGCAGACTAGAAGCGGATCCGGTTTCCTCAGGCGATCGTCGACCAATTCGGATAACGGGCCGCCGAGCCACCACCGGAACAACGCCAGCCAtcaccatcatcatcatcactATCACAGCAATGGACACCAGGCGTCCTCTGGACACGCGGGCTACCGGGACGAGAATCGTGTGCCACCGTCCGCTTGCACGGAGGAGTACGACGAGATCGATCAGATTTACGACTATGTCCGTGGGTTCGCGCCGCTACCGAAGAGCGTCAGGTCCCCTTACGAGAGCCCGTTGCCGGGGGCACAGGGGTCCAGTCCACCTCTGACGCCGGTCACGGTAACGATCGCCCCTCTGCTCGACGACAGACCAGAACCACCTCCTATAGAGACCATACCGACCAAGAAGATCCAGGCAGAGAAGAGGACCAGACGCGCCGTCAAGGAGGCTCCACAGCCGAGAGTCGAGAAGCCGCCGCTGGCGAAGCTCTACGTGAAGAACAGCGGAACTCAAAGGGGACGTCCTTTGATGAGGCAGAAGAGCGCGTCGCCGTTGAAAGAAACGCCACCCGGATACAAGGGTGGATCTCCGCTTTTCAACATCAGATACAAGAGTTTGACGAACCTGCAGCAAGCCATGGAGCTGGATGGAACGTTGGATTCGAGCCATTCCGGGGGAAGAACATCGGGGGACTCTGGTGCTGGTGCTAAGCTACCGGAAAAGAG ATCGCGGCGTTTGAGTAGACCACGCTCGCTCACGAATTTAGTGTGGGAGCTCCGCGGCGGAAGTGGCCTTGGCTGCGCGAGACCAGAAACCCCGCCACCAGCCACAGCAGCACCGTTGCCGCCGACTAAATGTGGACCACGTTTGGCTGTCACCGTTGTGGCACCCCGGCGTGTTGGCACGCTCTACCTCTAA